Proteins from a genomic interval of Pseudomonas paeninsulae:
- a CDS encoding retention module-containing protein: protein MSLSIGVVQQVIGEVSLVGNDGVTRRVIEGDRVFLGDQLVSGSDGSVAIRLDQGGELAMGSASSLLLSPALLADEAGAEPVEPLISTAQLREIQELQRAIAAGEDPSTNTEAPAAGAQAGSSGGSNSGHSFVLLQETAGQLEAQIGFDTGPLALANLDIVLPSMLADAESDESIVPGEPVVPPAPQVTEPPVLVVGSNADDVAGATAPHLQPSPLDSEPAGMLAGGSGNDVLIGDAGGTQSLTIPGKNYNIALLVDTSGSMARESGSGESRIQLTKDALSHLANQLKGHDGVINVQLLPFNSDVGSVTTIYGLNAVNVGILLSAIDALSLTGHTNYEAALAGASQWFNQQIIGAGADSAGNFEQLAFLLSDGQPTMYLDEQGNPVFDTANITNFRDIDEALQAGRGMLHEGIGGEQIQLHSISIGSASTSAVLDLFDNTAPSGTSSVNLPDGTVVTAPAGSSQIVHSAEELQALLTTGSTSAGALALGDDQLSGGAGDDILFGDSLNTDFLAWPGHPAGSHDGQGYQALLDYLQAGNGGAAPSLTQVREFVVDQAFDLSQTSAPGGSDLLNGGDGNDILFGQSGNDRLIGGQGDDLLIGGSGQDVFIWSAGEQGHDRILDFTVGGPEGDALNLHDLLGTEESGVLADYLNFSVLGSGSSVSTLISISADAGGPPSQMIELSGVDLAAHYEVTTGPGGMINSGADTTRMIDGLFGDNALRLDTV, encoded by the coding sequence GTTGGTTTCCGGGAGTGATGGCTCGGTGGCGATCAGGCTCGACCAGGGCGGCGAACTGGCCATGGGCAGCGCCAGCAGTCTGCTGCTCAGCCCTGCATTGCTCGCCGACGAAGCTGGCGCCGAGCCCGTGGAGCCGCTGATCAGCACCGCGCAGTTGCGGGAAATACAGGAGCTGCAGCGCGCTATCGCGGCGGGTGAAGACCCCAGCACTAATACCGAAGCTCCGGCGGCAGGCGCTCAGGCGGGCAGCAGTGGTGGTAGCAACAGTGGTCACTCGTTCGTCCTGTTGCAGGAGACGGCCGGCCAGCTAGAGGCGCAAATCGGTTTCGACACCGGGCCGCTGGCGTTGGCGAACCTCGATATCGTCTTGCCCAGCATGCTGGCGGACGCCGAGTCAGACGAGTCGATAGTGCCCGGCGAACCGGTCGTGCCGCCAGCTCCTCAGGTCACTGAACCGCCCGTGCTGGTGGTAGGTAGCAACGCCGACGATGTAGCGGGCGCGACTGCCCCCCACCTGCAGCCAAGCCCGCTGGATTCGGAGCCTGCTGGTATGCTGGCGGGTGGTTCAGGCAACGATGTGCTGATCGGTGATGCCGGCGGGACGCAGAGCCTGACCATACCAGGCAAGAACTACAACATCGCCCTGCTGGTGGACACCTCGGGCAGTATGGCCCGCGAGTCGGGTTCGGGAGAGTCGCGCATCCAGTTGACCAAGGATGCCTTGAGCCATCTGGCCAACCAACTCAAGGGTCATGATGGCGTGATCAACGTGCAACTGCTGCCGTTCAACAGTGATGTCGGCTCGGTCACCACTATCTACGGACTCAATGCGGTCAACGTCGGCATCCTGCTGTCCGCCATCGACGCCCTGAGCCTGACGGGGCACACCAATTACGAGGCGGCCCTGGCTGGGGCCAGCCAATGGTTCAACCAGCAGATCATCGGCGCCGGCGCAGACAGTGCTGGCAATTTCGAACAACTGGCCTTTCTGCTCTCCGACGGACAGCCCACCATGTACCTGGATGAACAGGGCAACCCGGTGTTCGACACGGCCAACATCACCAATTTCCGTGACATCGACGAAGCCCTGCAGGCCGGGCGCGGCATGCTGCACGAAGGTATTGGCGGTGAGCAGATCCAACTGCACAGCATCAGTATCGGCTCGGCCAGTACCTCGGCGGTGCTGGATCTTTTCGACAATACCGCGCCGAGCGGTACGAGTTCGGTGAACCTGCCCGATGGCACGGTAGTGACCGCCCCGGCCGGCAGCTCGCAGATCGTCCACAGCGCCGAAGAGTTACAGGCCTTGCTCACGACCGGCTCCACCAGTGCTGGCGCGCTAGCGCTGGGCGATGATCAGCTCTCTGGCGGTGCGGGTGACGACATCCTGTTCGGCGACAGCTTGAACACCGACTTTCTCGCCTGGCCTGGGCACCCTGCCGGCAGTCATGACGGCCAGGGTTATCAGGCACTGCTCGACTACCTGCAGGCCGGCAATGGCGGCGCAGCACCGAGCCTGACCCAGGTACGCGAATTTGTTGTCGATCAGGCCTTCGACCTGAGCCAGACCAGCGCCCCAGGCGGCAGTGATCTGCTCAACGGCGGCGACGGTAATGACATCCTGTTCGGCCAAAGTGGCAACGACAGGCTCATCGGTGGACAAGGCGACGACCTCCTGATTGGCGGCAGCGGCCAGGATGTCTTTATCTGGAGTGCCGGCGAGCAGGGCCACGACCGCATCCTCGACTTCACCGTGGGCGGCCCCGAGGGCGACGCCCTGAATCTGCATGATCTGCTGGGCACAGAGGAATCCGGCGTTCTGGCCGATTACCTGAACTTCTCCGTGCTCGGCAGCGGCAGCTCCGTCAGCACCCTGATCTCGATCAGCGCCGATGCCGGTGGGCCGCCGAGCCAGATGATCGAGCTGTCCGGCGTCGATCTGGCCGCGCACTACGAGGTCACTACCGGCCCAGGCGGCATGATCAACAGCGGCGCGGATACCACGCGAATGATCGACGGGTTGTTCGGCGACAACGCACTGCGACTGGATACGGTCTGA
- a CDS encoding peptidylprolyl isomerase: MAKATARHILVASEAKCLELKAAIEGGADFAQVAKDNSTCPSSRSGGDLGSFGPGQMVKEFDAVVFSAPINAVQGPVKTQFGYHLLEVTSRQD; the protein is encoded by the coding sequence ATGGCTAAAGCCACTGCTCGTCACATCCTGGTTGCATCCGAAGCCAAGTGCCTCGAACTGAAAGCCGCTATCGAAGGCGGTGCCGACTTCGCCCAGGTCGCCAAAGACAACTCCACCTGCCCGTCCAGCCGCAGCGGCGGCGACCTCGGTTCGTTCGGCCCAGGCCAGATGGTCAAGGAATTCGACGCCGTGGTGTTCAGCGCCCCGATCAATGCCGTGCAAGGCCCGGTGAAAACCCAGTTCGGTTACCACCTGCTCGAAGTCACCAGCCGCCAGGACTGA
- a CDS encoding carboxymuconolactone decarboxylase family protein, producing the protein MQKKRELETYQRLRKQHPEYFDAVEALGKAVRHAGPLEEQVIQLVQLGAAAAIRSEGAVHSHVRRALEAGTTAEQIHHALLSLTSTIGFPTVIAALSWADDVIGKAEASG; encoded by the coding sequence ATGCAAAAGAAAAGAGAACTCGAGACCTATCAACGCTTGCGCAAGCAGCACCCGGAATATTTCGATGCGGTAGAGGCGCTGGGCAAGGCCGTGCGGCATGCCGGCCCGCTGGAGGAACAGGTCATTCAACTGGTGCAGCTTGGCGCCGCGGCGGCCATCCGCTCCGAGGGCGCGGTGCATAGCCATGTCCGGCGGGCGCTGGAAGCCGGTACAACGGCAGAACAGATCCATCACGCCTTGCTCTCGCTCACCAGTACCATCGGTTTCCCGACAGTCATTGCGGCGTTGAGTTGGGCGGACGATGTGATTGGGAAGGCTGAGGCCAGTGGCTAG
- a CDS encoding EamA family transporter, producing MSPKDLLLALVVIIVWGLNFVVIKIGLHDMPPMLLGALRFMLAAFPAILFIKRPQIPLRWLLLYGLTISLGQFAFLFYAMSVGMPAGLASLVLQSQAFFTLLFAALFLGERLRMANLFGLLVAAAGLLLIGLQGDRLMTMAGFFLTIGAASMWALGNIVTRKLGKVNLVGLVVWGSLVPPLPFLALSWFLEGPEVIEAALRGINLDSILVLIYLAFGATILGYGLWSRLLSRYPASQVAPFSLLVPVVGLTSSALLLDERLGPLQVLGALLVMLGLLINVCGGWLYGRLRLG from the coding sequence GTGTCGCCCAAGGATTTGCTGTTGGCGCTGGTCGTGATCATCGTCTGGGGTCTGAACTTCGTGGTGATCAAGATCGGCCTGCATGACATGCCGCCGATGCTGCTGGGTGCGTTGCGTTTCATGCTCGCAGCCTTTCCGGCGATTCTGTTCATCAAGCGCCCGCAGATCCCGTTGCGCTGGCTGCTGCTTTACGGGCTGACCATCTCGCTGGGCCAGTTCGCCTTCCTGTTCTATGCCATGTCGGTGGGCATGCCGGCGGGCCTGGCTTCGCTGGTGTTGCAATCCCAGGCGTTCTTCACCCTGTTGTTCGCCGCGCTGTTTCTCGGCGAGCGTCTGCGCATGGCAAATCTGTTCGGGTTGTTGGTGGCGGCGGCTGGTTTGCTGTTGATCGGCCTGCAGGGCGACCGGCTGATGACCATGGCCGGGTTTTTCCTGACCATCGGAGCGGCGTCTATGTGGGCGCTGGGCAATATCGTCACGCGCAAGCTGGGCAAGGTGAACCTGGTGGGTCTGGTGGTGTGGGGCAGCCTGGTGCCGCCGCTACCATTCCTGGCGCTGTCCTGGTTTCTTGAAGGGCCCGAGGTGATCGAGGCCGCCCTGCGTGGGATCAACCTGGATTCGATCCTGGTGCTGATCTACCTGGCGTTCGGCGCGACCATTCTCGGCTATGGCCTGTGGAGCCGCCTGCTGTCGCGCTACCCGGCCAGCCAGGTGGCGCCGTTCTCGCTGCTGGTGCCGGTGGTGGGGCTAACGTCTTCGGCGCTGCTGCTCGATGAACGCCTCGGGCCGCTGCAAGTGCTTGGCGCGCTACTGGTCATGCTCGGGCTGCTGATCAACGTCTGTGGTGGCTGGCTGTACGGGCGTCTACGCCTGGGTTGA
- a CDS encoding NADPH-dependent F420 reductase, whose protein sequence is MKLPLQWLASCLLGISLVLAGNLPHAEDAAGVSRIGIIGTGNIGSALARLWVEAGHEVLISSRHPERLQSLADELGPRARVGTPREAAAFGEVVLLAVPYAATPQIGRDYAAELAGKVLLDAGNPIPARDGAMAQEARSLGAGLASQSYLPGVRLVRAFNAITAFTLRSQAHRRGEKLAIPLAGDNSAALQVAARLVTDAGFDPVIVGPLSSAKQFDYGSGLSAKMLTARQLRQELGLQEP, encoded by the coding sequence ATGAAGTTACCTCTCCAGTGGCTTGCCAGCTGTCTGTTGGGCATCAGCCTGGTGCTGGCGGGTAATCTGCCGCACGCCGAGGATGCAGCGGGCGTCTCGAGGATCGGCATCATTGGTACCGGCAATATCGGCAGCGCGCTGGCGCGGCTGTGGGTGGAGGCCGGGCATGAGGTGCTGATCTCTTCGCGGCACCCCGAGCGTTTGCAGTCGTTGGCCGATGAGCTTGGCCCCAGGGCGCGGGTCGGTACGCCGCGTGAGGCTGCGGCTTTCGGCGAGGTGGTGCTGCTCGCCGTGCCTTACGCGGCCACGCCGCAGATCGGCCGTGACTATGCGGCGGAGCTGGCTGGCAAAGTGCTGCTCGATGCCGGCAACCCGATCCCCGCGCGCGACGGTGCAATGGCGCAAGAGGCGCGCAGTCTCGGCGCCGGACTCGCATCCCAGAGTTATCTGCCGGGCGTGCGCTTGGTGCGTGCGTTCAATGCCATCACCGCCTTCACTCTGCGCAGCCAGGCCCATCGCCGCGGGGAGAAACTGGCGATTCCGCTGGCCGGCGACAACAGCGCCGCGTTGCAGGTGGCGGCCAGGCTGGTTACCGACGCCGGTTTCGACCCGGTGATCGTCGGGCCGCTGAGCAGCGCCAAACAATTCGACTACGGCAGCGGCCTCTCGGCAAAAATGCTCACCGCCCGCCAATTACGCCAGGAGCTGGGGCTGCAGGAGCCATGA
- a CDS encoding universal stress protein — translation MRKVLVAFDGSDSSKRALQYVIDFARDHAATLKVHLLNVQHEPVLYGEYVTGAIIEQMQQSLQATASETLVWPADQLKAAGISYKAHTALGNVAAQVSEFADQLGCDTVVMGTRGLGSFTGMLLGSVATRVVHEVSMPVLLVK, via the coding sequence ATGCGCAAGGTATTGGTTGCATTCGATGGCTCGGACAGCTCCAAGCGTGCTCTGCAGTACGTCATCGACTTCGCCCGTGATCATGCTGCGACGCTGAAGGTGCATCTGCTCAATGTGCAACACGAACCGGTGTTGTATGGCGAGTACGTGACTGGCGCGATCATCGAGCAAATGCAGCAGTCACTGCAGGCCACCGCGTCCGAGACCCTCGTGTGGCCGGCCGATCAGCTAAAGGCCGCTGGTATCAGTTACAAGGCGCACACGGCGCTCGGCAATGTGGCGGCACAGGTGAGCGAGTTCGCCGATCAACTGGGCTGTGACACCGTGGTGATGGGCACGCGCGGCCTGGGCAGTTTCACCGGCATGCTGCTGGGCTCAGTGGCCACGCGGGTGGTTCATGAAGTGTCGATGCCGGTGCTGCTGGTGAAGTAA
- a CDS encoding YebC/PmpR family DNA-binding transcriptional regulator, whose amino-acid sequence MGAQWKAKPREAAANARGKIFGRLVKEIMIAARNGADPDMNPKLRLAVHQAKKASMPKDTLDRAIKKGAGLSGETVNFERTTYEGFAPHQVPVIVECLTDNINRTVAEIRVLFRKGQMGASGSVTWDFDHVGLIEASSDSGADPELAAIEAGAQDFEPSDEGNTLFITELTDLDAVCRALPDQGFTVNSANLGYRPKNPVSGLTDAEMEEVEAFLEAIDGHDDVQNVYVGLAG is encoded by the coding sequence ATGGGCGCACAATGGAAAGCCAAACCTAGAGAAGCCGCCGCCAACGCCAGAGGCAAGATTTTCGGCCGCTTGGTGAAAGAAATCATGATCGCCGCGCGTAACGGCGCCGACCCGGACATGAACCCCAAGCTGCGCCTGGCCGTGCATCAGGCGAAAAAAGCCTCGATGCCCAAGGACACCCTGGACCGGGCGATCAAGAAAGGCGCAGGGCTGAGCGGTGAAACCGTCAACTTCGAACGCACCACTTATGAAGGCTTCGCGCCGCATCAGGTGCCGGTGATCGTCGAATGCCTGACCGATAACATCAACCGCACCGTGGCCGAGATCCGCGTCTTGTTCCGCAAAGGTCAGATGGGTGCTTCCGGCTCGGTGACCTGGGACTTCGACCACGTTGGCCTGATCGAAGCCTCCAGCGACAGCGGCGCCGACCCTGAACTGGCCGCCATCGAAGCCGGCGCCCAGGATTTCGAGCCGTCGGATGAGGGCAACACTCTGTTCATCACCGAGCTGACCGATCTCGACGCGGTGTGCCGCGCCCTGCCCGACCAGGGTTTCACGGTCAACTCGGCCAACCTGGGCTATCGCCCGAAGAACCCGGTCAGCGGCCTGACGGACGCCGAAATGGAAGAAGTCGAAGCCTTCCTCGAGGCCATCGATGGCCACGACGATGTGCAGAATGTCTACGTCGGCCTGGCCGGCTAG
- a CDS encoding DUF488 domain-containing protein encodes MIQCKRVYDEVAATDGRRVLVDRLWPRGCSKATLQLDAWLREVAPSTELRRQFGHAPERFAEFRQRYRRELAGHPEYWQGLLEIAEKGTLTLLFAARAQQSNNAQVLAEFLEEELDRRGEPSSAVCYADRL; translated from the coding sequence ATGATTCAGTGCAAACGGGTATACGACGAGGTGGCCGCAACGGACGGCCGGCGGGTATTGGTCGACCGGCTATGGCCGCGCGGTTGCAGCAAGGCAACCTTGCAACTGGACGCCTGGCTGCGCGAGGTGGCGCCGTCCACTGAGTTGCGCCGCCAATTTGGCCACGCGCCAGAGCGGTTCGCCGAGTTTCGTCAGCGCTATCGGCGCGAACTGGCCGGCCATCCGGAATATTGGCAAGGGCTGCTGGAGATTGCCGAGAAAGGCACCCTGACCCTGTTGTTCGCCGCGCGTGCGCAGCAGTCGAACAACGCTCAGGTGCTGGCCGAGTTTCTCGAAGAGGAACTGGACCGCCGAGGCGAGCCGAGCTCGGCGGTGTGTTACGCGGACAGGCTCTAA
- a CDS encoding COG3650 family protein, translated as MHASRILLFALLPLFASCQVFNEKPKADSAPHTRLQGELSLDAGQLLLRPCQEQRRFVIANDGATGIMHDAAELLADGPSPLFADLRGQLAASQRTGVDGQLTLSRVYRLQHEGPGCDDPNFKRTTLHASGQEPSWSVTVSSQGLVLNRAGQKPLALPYLEEQLPESRFNLTSEANGQRLELWAAPQRCVDSMSGAVQHLSAELRLNGEVMRGCAYFGGARDD; from the coding sequence ATGCACGCCAGTCGTATTTTATTGTTTGCCCTGTTGCCGCTATTTGCCAGCTGCCAGGTGTTCAACGAAAAACCCAAGGCCGATTCGGCGCCACACACCCGCCTGCAGGGCGAGCTGAGCCTGGACGCCGGCCAACTGCTGCTGCGCCCCTGCCAGGAGCAGCGGCGTTTTGTCATCGCCAATGACGGCGCGACCGGCATCATGCACGATGCGGCCGAACTGCTGGCCGACGGCCCCAGCCCGCTGTTTGCCGATCTGCGCGGCCAGTTGGCGGCCAGCCAGCGAACCGGCGTCGATGGTCAATTGACGCTCAGCCGGGTGTACCGCCTGCAACACGAAGGCCCGGGCTGCGACGACCCCAACTTCAAGCGTACCACCCTGCACGCCAGCGGCCAGGAGCCAAGCTGGAGCGTGACCGTCAGCAGCCAGGGCTTGGTCCTCAATCGCGCCGGCCAGAAACCGCTGGCCTTGCCTTATCTGGAAGAACAGTTGCCGGAAAGTCGCTTCAACCTGACCAGTGAAGCCAACGGCCAGCGCCTGGAGCTGTGGGCCGCGCCGCAACGTTGCGTCGACAGCATGAGCGGCGCCGTACAGCACCTGTCTGCCGAACTGCGCCTCAATGGTGAAGTGATGCGCGGCTGCGCCTATTTCGGCGGCGCACGCGACGATTGA
- a CDS encoding NAD(P)/FAD-dependent oxidoreductase: MLRITELKLPLDHPEEALRPAIVKRLEIGDDDLLDFSLFKRSYDARKKSSELQFIYTIDCSVHDETALLAKFADDHHVTPAPNITYQPVGQAPAGLEERPLVVGFGPCGIFAALILAQAGLRPIVLERGTEVRQRTKDTWDLWRKNVLHPESNVQFGEGGAGTFSDGKLYSQIKDPKHLGRKVLQEFVKAGAPEEILYVSKPHIGTFRLTGVVATMREEIKALGGEVRFQQRVSDLLIEDDQLQGVVLDSGEQLRSRHVLLALGHSSRDTFRMLHSRGVYMEAKPFSVGFRIEHPQSLIDRARLGKYAGHPKLGAADYKLVHHASNGRSVYSFCMCPGGTVVAATSEPERVVTNGMSQYSRNERNANAGIVVGITPEQDYPGGPLAGIELQERLESQAYLLGGSTYEAPGQLVGDFIAGRPSTKLGSIEPSYKPGVKLGDLALALPDFAIEAIREALPAFDKQIKGFAMADAVLTGIETRTSSPLRITRNADLQSLNVKGLYPAGEGAGYAGGILSAGVDGIRVAEALARDMLGLNED, translated from the coding sequence ATGCTGCGTATCACCGAACTCAAGCTGCCTCTCGATCACCCCGAAGAGGCCCTGCGCCCAGCCATAGTCAAGCGCCTGGAGATCGGCGATGACGACTTGCTCGACTTCAGCCTGTTCAAGCGCAGCTACGACGCACGCAAGAAGTCCAGCGAACTGCAGTTCATCTACACCATCGACTGCAGCGTGCACGACGAAACGGCGCTGTTGGCCAAATTCGCCGACGATCACCACGTAACCCCCGCACCGAACATCACCTACCAGCCGGTCGGCCAGGCGCCGGCAGGCCTCGAGGAGCGTCCGCTGGTGGTCGGTTTCGGCCCCTGCGGGATCTTCGCCGCCTTGATCCTCGCGCAAGCCGGGCTCAGGCCGATCGTGCTCGAGCGTGGCACCGAAGTGCGCCAGCGCACCAAGGACACCTGGGATCTGTGGCGCAAGAACGTGCTCCACCCGGAATCCAACGTGCAGTTCGGTGAAGGCGGCGCCGGTACCTTCTCCGACGGCAAGTTGTACAGCCAGATCAAGGATCCCAAGCACCTGGGGCGCAAGGTCCTGCAGGAATTCGTCAAGGCCGGCGCACCGGAGGAGATCCTCTACGTCAGCAAACCGCACATCGGCACCTTCCGCCTGACCGGGGTGGTCGCCACCATGCGCGAGGAAATCAAGGCCCTGGGCGGCGAAGTACGCTTCCAGCAACGGGTCAGCGATCTGCTGATCGAGGACGACCAGTTGCAGGGCGTGGTGCTCGACAGCGGTGAGCAACTGCGCAGCCGCCATGTGCTCCTGGCCCTCGGCCACAGCTCGCGCGACACCTTCCGCATGCTGCACAGCCGAGGCGTGTACATGGAAGCCAAGCCGTTTTCGGTAGGCTTTCGCATCGAGCACCCACAGTCGCTGATCGACCGTGCGCGCCTGGGCAAGTACGCCGGCCACCCCAAGCTTGGCGCCGCCGACTACAAGCTGGTGCACCACGCCAGCAACGGCCGCTCGGTCTACAGCTTCTGCATGTGTCCGGGCGGCACCGTGGTCGCCGCCACCTCGGAACCCGAGCGTGTGGTGACCAACGGCATGAGTCAGTACTCGCGCAACGAGCGCAACGCCAACGCCGGCATCGTCGTCGGCATCACCCCGGAGCAGGATTATCCGGGCGGCCCACTGGCCGGCATCGAGCTGCAGGAACGCCTGGAATCCCAGGCCTACCTGCTCGGTGGCAGCACCTACGAGGCGCCGGGGCAACTGGTTGGCGACTTCATCGCCGGCCGCCCCTCGACCAAGCTCGGCAGTATCGAGCCGTCCTACAAGCCAGGCGTCAAGTTGGGCGATCTGGCGCTGGCCCTGCCGGACTTCGCCATCGAAGCGATCCGCGAAGCGCTGCCCGCCTTCGACAAGCAGATCAAGGGCTTCGCCATGGCTGACGCGGTACTCACCGGCATCGAGACGCGCACCTCCTCGCCGCTGCGCATCACCCGTAACGCCGACCTGCAGAGCCTCAACGTCAAGGGTTTGTACCCGGCCGGCGAAGGCGCCGGTTATGCCGGCGGCATTCTCTCGGCTGGGGTCGACGGCATCCGCGTGGCCGAGGCACTGGCGCGGGATATGTTGGGTCTCAACGAAGACTGA
- a CDS encoding PLP-dependent cysteine synthase family protein — protein sequence MNDCRLWAREAIRIIEADFQRSADTHLIPLALPGLPGIELYFKDESSHPTGSLKHRLARSLFFYALCNGWLKPGAPVIEASSGSTAVSEAYFAGLLGLPFIAVMPASTSPEKIAQIAFYGGQSHLVDDPTQIYAESERLARESGGHFMDQFTYAERATDWRANNNIAESIFQQLRSERFPEPTWLVSSPGTGGTLATLGRYVRYRRHATRVLCADAERSVFFDYYRSGDASLTLDCGSRIEGIGRPRVEASFLPTVIDAMCKVPDALSLAAMHYLARRLGRRVGGSSGTNLIGALLVAQRMVAAGESGSLVAILCDGGERYATTYYDESWLQAQGFALAPLIDAVAACAERGVALPGDLPTVGI from the coding sequence ATGAACGATTGCAGACTCTGGGCGCGCGAGGCGATCCGCATCATCGAGGCGGATTTTCAGCGCAGCGCCGACACCCATCTGATTCCCCTGGCGCTGCCTGGCCTGCCGGGCATCGAGCTGTACTTCAAGGACGAGTCCAGCCATCCCACCGGCAGCCTCAAGCACCGCCTGGCCCGTTCGCTGTTTTTCTATGCCCTGTGCAATGGCTGGCTCAAGCCTGGCGCGCCGGTGATCGAAGCCTCCAGCGGCTCCACGGCCGTTTCCGAAGCCTATTTCGCCGGCCTGCTGGGCCTGCCCTTTATCGCGGTGATGCCGGCATCCACCTCGCCGGAGAAGATCGCACAGATCGCCTTCTATGGTGGCCAGAGTCACCTGGTCGACGATCCGACGCAAATCTACGCCGAGTCCGAACGGCTGGCGCGTGAGAGCGGCGGCCACTTCATGGATCAGTTCACCTACGCCGAGCGCGCCACCGACTGGCGCGCCAACAACAACATCGCCGAATCGATTTTCCAGCAGCTGCGCAGCGAGCGCTTTCCCGAGCCGACCTGGCTGGTGTCCAGCCCCGGCACCGGCGGCACCCTGGCCACCCTCGGCCGTTATGTGCGCTACCGCCGTCACGCCACTCGCGTGCTGTGCGCCGATGCCGAGCGCTCGGTGTTCTTCGACTATTACCGCAGCGGCGATGCCAGCCTGACCCTGGACTGCGGCTCGCGCATCGAAGGCATCGGTCGGCCACGGGTCGAGGCGTCCTTCCTGCCGACGGTGATCGACGCCATGTGCAAGGTGCCGGACGCCTTGTCGCTGGCGGCCATGCACTACCTGGCGCGGCGCCTGGGGCGGCGGGTCGGAGGCTCCAGCGGCACCAACCTGATCGGCGCACTGCTGGTTGCGCAACGCATGGTCGCGGCCGGCGAATCGGGCTCGCTGGTGGCGATTCTCTGTGACGGCGGCGAGCGCTATGCCACCACCTATTACGACGAGAGCTGGCTGCAAGCTCAGGGCTTCGCGCTGGCGCCGCTGATTGACGCGGTGGCGGCGTGCGCCGAGCGGGGGGTGGCATTGCCGGGTGATTTGCCAACAGTTGGAATCTAG
- a CDS encoding DMT family transporter has translation MSGQGRALAVVCLVVAMALWGSSFIALKWAFAELPPMWVIFARMALGSLVFLLAWRWRGRLRYRRGDWKYLLGLAACEPCLYFIFEALALQSTSASQAGMITALLPLLVAMGAFVFLHERISRTTLAGFLLAVVGAVWLSLAGNADAHAPNPLLGNFYELLAMLCAMGYTLLLKHLSARYSAFILTAMQAFIGSVFFLPLALLSAPLPASISPLGLLAVVYLGVVVTVGAYGLYNYGVSQLPASQASGFTNLIPLFTLVFAMLLLGERLNTLQLLAAALVFGGVALSQWRNAPPVPVGVLD, from the coding sequence ATGAGCGGTCAGGGCAGGGCACTGGCAGTGGTCTGCCTGGTCGTGGCCATGGCGCTGTGGGGTAGTTCCTTCATCGCCCTGAAATGGGCCTTCGCCGAGTTGCCGCCGATGTGGGTGATCTTCGCCCGCATGGCCCTCGGCAGCCTGGTGTTCCTGCTCGCCTGGCGCTGGCGCGGACGTCTTCGCTACCGCCGCGGCGACTGGAAGTACCTGCTCGGCCTGGCCGCTTGCGAACCCTGCCTGTACTTCATCTTCGAGGCCCTGGCGTTGCAGAGCACCAGTGCCTCGCAGGCTGGGATGATCACCGCGCTGCTGCCGTTGCTGGTGGCCATGGGCGCCTTCGTCTTCTTGCACGAACGTATTAGCCGCACCACCCTGGCCGGCTTTCTCCTGGCGGTAGTGGGGGCGGTCTGGCTGAGCCTGGCCGGCAATGCCGATGCTCATGCGCCGAATCCGCTGCTCGGTAACTTCTACGAACTGCTCGCCATGCTCTGCGCCATGGGCTACACCCTGCTGCTCAAACACCTGTCCGCGCGCTATTCGGCCTTTATCCTGACGGCCATGCAGGCGTTTATCGGCAGCGTGTTCTTCCTGCCGCTGGCGCTGCTCAGCGCGCCCCTACCGGCGAGCATCTCGCCGCTGGGCTTGCTGGCCGTGGTCTACCTGGGCGTTGTGGTCACGGTTGGCGCCTATGGTTTGTATAACTATGGTGTCAGCCAGTTGCCGGCCAGTCAGGCGTCGGGCTTTACCAACCTGATTCCGCTGTTCACCCTGGTGTTTGCCATGCTGCTGCTCGGTGAACGCTTGAATACCCTGCAACTGCTCGCCGCTGCGCTGGTGTTCGGCGGAGTGGCCTTGAGCCAATGGCGCAATGCGCCACCCGTACCGGTTGGCGTGCTGGATTGA
- a CDS encoding Na+/H+ antiporter subunit G, with translation MHSWIEALVALFLLLGSLFALVGAIGLYRLPDFFMRLHGPTKSTTLGVGCMVIASMIYFGSRGDGISLHELLITLFLFITAPVSAHMLAKAALQQKLRLSTKTRGRPWEQ, from the coding sequence ATGCATAGCTGGATCGAAGCGTTGGTCGCCCTGTTTTTGCTGCTCGGCAGCCTGTTTGCCCTGGTCGGCGCCATTGGCCTGTACCGCCTGCCGGACTTCTTCATGCGCCTGCATGGGCCGACCAAGTCGACCACCCTGGGCGTAGGCTGTATGGTCATCGCCTCCATGATCTACTTCGGCAGCCGTGGCGATGGCATCAGCCTGCACGAGTTGCTGATCACCCTGTTTCTGTTTATCACCGCGCCGGTCAGCGCCCATATGCTGGCCAAGGCCGCCTTGCAGCAGAAACTACGCCTGAGCACCAAGACCCGCGGCAGGCCCTGGGAGCAGTAG